The Felis catus isolate Fca126 chromosome X, F.catus_Fca126_mat1.0, whole genome shotgun sequence genome includes a region encoding these proteins:
- the LOC111556301 gene encoding LOW QUALITY PROTEIN: nuclear RNA export factor 2-like (The sequence of the model RefSeq protein was modified relative to this genomic sequence to represent the inferred CDS: inserted 2 bases in 1 codon) produces MDQGRFGMLQGRLCLPHSFKASFDKKKTIKDFRFLRIESFHFCFSKYPWDHEAEEDWNGTGHPSIDLYYLIYDSGDEQGLLNAWHDEACFSLTIPLNPEDAALNSLEEYFKDTRDIKKVEDSGKSFKHTKYDIVDSLYMLPKTQHDFHSYVVDLSIWCSLPSLLYFSVNGVFKEVEGNSQGSLCAFTWTFILTSDSNSNLCIMNDDXVRNTKTKETQNTFSFPVPTPFSNCMPTISQKQQEMMQVFCTQSWTNLL; encoded by the exons ATGGACCAAGGAAGATTTGGGATGTTGCAAGGGAGGCTTTGTCTACCACATAGTTTCAAGGCATCTTTTGataagaagaaaactataaaggATTTTAGATTCTTACGAATTGAATCCTTCCATTTCTGCTTCAGTAAGTACCCTTGGGACCATGAGGCAGAAGAGGACTGGAATGGGACAGGCCACCCAAGCATCGATCT ATATTACTTGATCTATGACTCTGGAGATGAACAGGGTCTCCTCAATGCTTGGCATGATGAGGCGTGCTTCTCCCTGACCATTCCCTTAAACCCTGAAGATGCAGCATT AAACAGCTTGGAAGAATACTTCAAGGATACCAGGGACATTAAGAAGGTTGAGGACTCTGGTAAAT CTTTTAAGCATACAAAGTATGACATTGTTGACTCCCTCTATATGTTGCCCAAAACTCAGCATGACTTTCACTCCTATGTGGTAGACCTGAGCATCTGG TGTTCTTTACCTTCCCTGCTCTATTTTTCTGTCAATGGGGTTTTTAAAGAAG TGGAAGGAAATTCTCAAGGTTCTCTCTGTGCTTTCACCTGGACCTTCATCTTGACTTCTGATAGCAATTCCAA tctgtgcaTTATGAATGATGA TGTGAGGAATACCAAGACCAAAGAAACTCAGAACACCTTCTCCTTTCCAGTACCCACACCCTTCTCAAACTGCATGCCCACCATCTCCCAGAAGCAGCAGGAAATGATGCAGGTTTTCTGCACTCAGTCTTGGACAAACCTCCTGTGA
- the ARMCX5 gene encoding LOW QUALITY PROTEIN: armadillo repeat-containing X-linked protein 5 (The sequence of the model RefSeq protein was modified relative to this genomic sequence to represent the inferred CDS: inserted 1 base in 1 codon) — translation MAIYMIAGGAAAAGDNGCSGNPGRERVPVLKFLVQHVCVKICRGPRTTKEGDKKRKLGLISPGRAVLGVGRGRGGAEVCLKAGISGPANPRAKAKIQAKSGDGAVARTQTVTYTEAVAVXRDVSKMEAMAKTRVMTETKAKSLAEPGIVPQIKSKLMPMARVSAVTKYEVKAGAGSETNIRSFAKAHDKVNIESRSQRRREDSIKFRAGAGDRAGIVIESSDEDEENVCSWFWTGEEPSVGSWFWPEEETPSQVYKPLPKIQEKPKPIPKPELTIKQKAAAWSRARYSVLVPIEGGKPSLPPEGNWTLVETLIETPLGIRPLTKIPPYNGPYFQTLAEIKSQVRYREKYGPNPRACRCKSRDFSLEPKEFDKLVALLKLTKDPFIHEIATMIMGISPAYPFTQDIIHDVGITVMIENLVNNPNVIEHPRALNIVDDNSESSEEPKPGESYVYQVCKDIFSYPLNSPVQLAGLKLLVHLSVKFEDHHIIINYIPDFLTLLSKGSVKTKFYVLKVFLRLSKNQANTRELISAKVLSSLVAPFNKNESKANILNIIEIFENINFQFKKKVKLFTKEEFTKSELISIFQEAKEFGQKLQDLVEHSDPEVRDKVIRLILKL, via the exons ATGGCGATTTATATGATAGCAGGAGGGGCGGCTGCTGCCGGTGATAACGGTTGTTCGGGGAAccctgggagggagagagt GCCTGTTCTTAAGTTTTTGGTACAGCATGTTTGTGTAAAGATCTGTAGAGGCCCGCGGACCACAAAGGAAGGggataagaaaaggaaacttgGCCTGATTTCTCCTGGGCGGGCAGTGCTTGGAGTTG gcaggggcagaggaggggctgaggttTGCCTAAAAGCTGGAATCAGTGGCCCTGCCAACCCTAGAGCCAAGGCTAAGATCCAGGCCAAGTCTGGGGATGGAGCAGTGGCCAGGACACAGACAGTGACCTACACTGAGGCCGTGGCTG ACAGGGATGTGAGCAAGATGGAAGCTATGGCTAAGACTAGAGTCATGACTGAGACTAAGGCAAAATCCCTGGCAGAACCTGGTATAGTGCCCCAAATCAAGTCAAAGCTGATGCCTATGGCCAGGGTCAGTGCTGTGACCAAGTACGAAGTCAAGGCTGGTGCTGGAAGTGAAACCAATATCAGGTCCTTTGCCAAGGCTCATGATAAGGTCAATATTGAGTCCAGGtcccagagaaggagagaggacagCATCAAAttcagggctggggctggggacagagctGGTATTGTAATCGAGTCCAGTGATGAGGATGAAGAAAATGTCTGCTCCTGGTTCTGGACAGGAGAAGAGCCTAGTGTAGGATCCTGGTTCTGGCCTGAAGAGGAGACTCCTTCTCAAGTTTATAAGCCTCTACCTAAGATCCAGGAAAAGCCCAAGCCCATACCCAAACCTGAACTcactataaaacaaaaagcagcagCATGGTCAAGGGCCAGGTATAGTGTCCTAGTCCCAATAGAGGGAGGGAAGCCATCCTTGCCTCCAGAAGGGAATTGGACTCTCGTTGAGACCTTGATTGAAACTCCTCTGGGGATTCGGCCTCTGACCAAGATCCCACCCTATAATGGACCTTACTTCCAAACCTTAGCTGAGATCAAAAGCCAGGTTAGGTATAGAGAAAAGTATGGGCCCAATCCAAGAGCCTGCCGCTGTAAATCACGTGACTTTAGTTTAGAGCCTAAAGAGTTCGATAAACTCGTTGCCCTACTTAAGTTAACTAAGGATCCTTTTATTCATGAAATAGCAACAATGATAATGGGCATTAGTCCTGCTTATCCATTTACCCAAGATATAATTCATGATGTAGGTATTACTGTTATGATTGAAAACTTGGTCAATAATCCCAATGTTATAGAACACCCTAGAGCTTTAAATATAGTAGATGACAACTCTGAGTCTTCTGAAGAACCAAAACCAGGAGAGTCATATGTATATCAAGTTTGTAAGGACATATTCTCTTATCCCTTGAACTCCCCTGTGCAACTGGCTGGACTAAAATTATTAGTGCACCTGAGCGTGAAATTTGAGGATCAccatataattattaattacattCCAGATTTCCTCACCTTGTTAAGCAAAGGAAGTGTCAAAAccaagttttatgttttaaaagtgtttttgcGCTTGTCTAAAAATCAAGCCAATACAAGAGAACTGATTAGTGCCAAAGTACTGTCATCATTGGTTGCACCCTTTAACAAGAATGAGTCAAAGGCTAATATTCTTAATATCATtgaaatatttgagaatataAATTTCCAATTCAAAAAGAAGGTGAAGCTATTTACCAAAGAAGAGTTCACTAAATCTGAGCTTATTTCCATATTCCAGGAAGCAAAAGAGTTTGGTCAGAAACTCCAAGACTTAGTAGAGCACAGTGATCCTGAGGTGAGAGATAAAGTTATACGATTAATACTTAAACTCTAA